The Helicobacter pylori genome includes a window with the following:
- the cagI gene encoding cag pathogenicity island type IV secretion system translocation protein CagI, producing MKCFLSIFSFLTFCGLSLNGAEAVITLEPALKAIQADAQAKQKTAQAELKAIEAQSSAKEKAIQAQIEGELRTQLATMSAMLKGANGVINGVNSMTGGFFAGSDILLGVMEGYSSALSALGGNVKMIVEKQKINTQTEIQNMQIALQKNNEIIKLKMNQQNALLEALKNSFEPSVTLKTQMEMLSQALGSSSDNAQYIAYNTIGIKAFEETLESFETWLKTAMQKATLIDYNSLTGQALFQSAIYAPALSFFSRMGTPFGIVETFTLEPTKCPYLDGLKISACLMEQVIQNYRMIVALIQNKLSDADFQNIAYLNGINGEIKTLKGSVDLNALIEVAILNAENHLNYIENLEKKADLWEEQLKLERETTARNIASSKVIVK from the coding sequence GTGAAATGTTTTTTAAGCATATTTTCTTTCTTAACTTTTTGTGGTTTGTCTCTGAATGGTGCAGAGGCAGTAATAACGCTTGAACCTGCCTTAAAAGCCATTCAGGCGGATGCACAAGCCAAACAAAAAACCGCTCAGGCCGAATTAAAAGCTATAGAGGCTCAATCTAGTGCCAAAGAAAAAGCCATTCAAGCGCAAATAGAGGGAGAATTGAGAACTCAGCTTGCAACTATGAGCGCTATGTTAAAAGGGGCTAATGGCGTTATTAATGGTGTCAATAGCATGACAGGGGGGTTTTTTGCAGGTTCAGACATCTTGCTTGGCGTCATGGAAGGGTATTCAAGCGCGCTTAGCGCATTGGGGGGGAATGTCAAAATGATCGTGGAAAAACAAAAAATTAATACCCAAACAGAAATCCAAAATATGCAAATTGCGCTCCAAAAAAATAACGAAATAATCAAGCTCAAAATGAACCAGCAAAACGCTCTCTTAGAAGCACTAAAAAACAGCTTTGAACCGAGCGTTACCCTAAAAACACAAATGGAAATGCTTTCTCAAGCTCTAGGAAGTTCTTCTGACAACGCTCAATACATCGCTTACAATACGATTGGTATCAAGGCGTTTGAAGAAACCTTAGAAAGTTTTGAAACATGGTTGAAAACAGCTATGCAAAAAGCAACTCTTATTGACTATAATTCCCTAACGGGTCAGGCTTTGTTTCAAAGCGCCATCTATGCGCCTGCTCTTAGTTTTTTTTCAAGAATGGGCACACCATTTGGAATCGTTGAAACATTTACTCTAGAGCCCACAAAATGCCCCTATCTTGATGGGCTAAAAATTTCAGCATGCCTTATGGAACAGGTTATTCAGAATTACAGAATGATTGTAGCCCTTATTCAAAATAAACTGAGTGATGCAGATTTTCAAAATATCGCTTATTTGAATGGGATCAATGGAGAAATCAAAACCTTAAAAGGATCAGTAGATTTGAACGCGCTCATAGAAGTTGCTATCTTAAACGCAGAAAATCATTTAAACTATATAGAGAATCTTGAAAAAAAAGCCGACCTTTGGGAAGAACAACTGAAATTAGAAAGAGAAACGACAGCAAGAAACATTGCTAGCTCTAAAGTTATTGTCAAATGA
- the cagL gene encoding cag pathogenicity island VirB5 family T4SS-associated adhesin CagL translates to MKTLVKNTISSFLLLSVLMAEDITSGLKQLDSTYQETNQQVLKNLDEIFSTTSPSTNDKMGEEDALNIKKAAIALRGDLALLKANFEANELFFISEDVIFKTYMSSPELLLTYMKINPLDQKTAEQQCGISDKVLVLYCEGKLKIEQEKQNIRERLETSLKAYQSNIGGTASLITASQTLVESLKNKNFIKGIKKLMLAHNKVFLNYLEELDALERSLEQSKRQYLQERQSSKIIVK, encoded by the coding sequence ATGAAAACACTCGTGAAAAATACCATATCTTCTTTTTTACTATTGTCTGTTTTGATGGCAGAAGATATAACAAGCGGCTTAAAGCAACTGGATAGTACCTACCAAGAGACCAACCAACAAGTGCTCAAAAACTTAGATGAAATTTTTTCAACCACTAGCCCTAGCACTAATGATAAAATGGGTGAAGAAGATGCTCTAAACATCAAAAAAGCGGCCATTGCTTTGAGAGGAGATTTAGCGTTATTGAAAGCCAATTTTGAAGCGAATGAGTTATTTTTCATCTCAGAAGATGTGATTTTTAAGACTTATATGTCTAGCCCTGAACTTTTATTAACCTATATGAAAATCAATCCCTTAGACCAAAAGACTGCTGAGCAACAATGTGGAATATCCGATAAAGTTTTAGTTCTTTATTGTGAGGGGAAGCTGAAAATCGAGCAAGAAAAACAAAATATAAGAGAGCGTTTAGAAACTTCTCTAAAGGCATATCAGAGCAACATTGGAGGTACAGCTTCCTTAATCACTGCTTCACAGACGCTTGTAGAAAGCCTAAAAAATAAAAATTTCATCAAAGGAATCAAAAAGCTTATGTTAGCTCACAACAAGGTCTTTTTAAATTATTTAGAGGAGTTGGACGCATTAGAAAGATCCCTAGAACAAAGTAAGCGGCAATACCTACAAGAAAGGCAATCAAGTAAGATCATTGTCAAATGA
- the cagN gene encoding cag pathogenicity island type IV secretion system protein CagN, which produces MKSIFKKLGSVALYFLVIYGGLNAINTALLPSEYKKLVALGFKKIKTFHQRHDEKEVTEEEKEFATNALREKLRNDRARAEQIQKNIEAFEKKNNSSVQKKAAKHKGLQELNEINANPLNDNPNSNSSAETKSNKDDNFDEMINKVNEAFVKPAAPLVPDEWRTPEIEIIINECIISSNDYDGLRKCLIKGIKDQKILAPLLEKIQEIETENNKFSRQHLSGLKLALNNSNNRTFLIASCTICEKRKKEMEQENNYQDTTNASEFGTTDTKENEAKDATFSNNRSKSELPNSVINQIEQSIAHGKK; this is translated from the coding sequence TTGAAAAGTATCTTCAAAAAACTAGGTTCTGTCGCTCTTTATTTTTTAGTTATTTATGGGGGCTTAAACGCTATCAATACAGCATTATTACCGAGTGAATACAAAAAATTAGTGGCTTTAGGCTTTAAAAAAATCAAAACATTCCATCAAAGACATGACGAAAAAGAAGTTACAGAAGAGGAAAAAGAATTCGCCACTAACGCTTTGAGAGAAAAATTACGAAATGATAGGGCGAGAGCAGAGCAAATTCAAAAGAATATTGAAGCGTTTGAAAAAAAGAACAACTCTTCTGTTCAAAAAAAAGCGGCTAAGCACAAAGGATTACAAGAATTAAACGAAATTAACGCTAACCCTTTGAATGACAACCCTAATAGCAATTCTTCCGCTGAAACCAAATCTAATAAAGATGATAACTTTGATGAGATGATCAATAAGGTGAATGAAGCTTTTGTAAAACCTGCTGCTCCGCTTGTGCCTGATGAGTGGAGAACACCTGAAATTGAAATCATTATCAATGAGTGTATTATTTCAAGCAACGATTACGATGGGTTAAGAAAGTGTTTGATCAAAGGCATCAAGGATCAAAAAATTCTTGCCCCCTTATTAGAAAAAATTCAAGAAATAGAGACAGAAAATAACAAATTTTCTAGACAACACTTGAGTGGTTTAAAACTCGCTCTTAATAACAGCAACAATAGAACTTTTCTTATAGCTTCGTGCACTATTTGTGAGAAGAGAAAAAAAGAAATGGAGCAAGAAAATAACTACCAAGATACTACAAATGCAAGTGAGTTTGGCACTACTGATACAAAAGAAAATGAAGCAAAAGATGCAACATTTTCAAACAATCGCTCTAAATCTGAACTGCCCAATAGCGTCATTAATCAAATAGAACAAAGCATCGCTCATGGAAAAAAATAG
- the cagM gene encoding type IV secretion system apparatus protein CagM encodes MLAKIVFGSLVAFGVLSANVEQFGSFFNEIKKEQEEVAAKEDALKAKKKLLNNTHDFLEDLIFRKQKIKELMDHRAKVLLDLENKYKKEKEALEKETRGKILTAKSKAYGDLEQALKDNPLYKKLLPNPYAYVLNQETFTKEDKERLSYYYPQVKTSSIFKKTTATTKDKALALLQMGVFSLDEEQNKKASRLALSYKQAIEEYSNNISNLLSRKELDNIDYYLQLERNKFDSKAKDIAQKATNTLIFNSERLAFSMAIDKINEKYLRGYEAFSNLLKNVKDDVELNTLTKNFTNQKLSFAQKQKLCLLVLDSFNFDTQSKKSILKKTNEYNIFVDSDPMMSDKTTMQKEHYKIFNFFKTVLSAYRNNVAKNNPFE; translated from the coding sequence ATGCTTGCAAAAATCGTTTTTGGCTCATTGGTTGCGTTTGGAGTTTTGTCGGCTAATGTGGAGCAGTTTGGTTCATTTTTCAACGAGATAAAAAAAGAACAAGAAGAGGTGGCTGCAAAAGAAGACGCTCTTAAGGCTAAAAAGAAGCTCTTAAACAATACGCATGATTTCTTAGAAGACTTGATTTTTAGAAAACAAAAAATCAAAGAGCTTATGGATCATAGAGCTAAAGTTCTTTTAGATTTAGAAAACAAATACAAAAAAGAAAAAGAGGCTCTAGAGAAAGAGACAAGAGGTAAAATCCTTACCGCTAAGTCAAAGGCTTATGGGGATCTAGAGCAAGCCTTAAAAGATAACCCTCTCTATAAGAAACTTCTTCCTAACCCTTATGCCTATGTTTTAAACCAAGAAACATTCACCAAAGAAGATAAGGAGCGTTTGAGTTATTACTACCCCCAAGTGAAAACGAGCAGTATTTTTAAAAAAACTACCGCTACCACTAAAGATAAGGCTTTGGCTTTGCTTCAAATGGGTGTGTTTTCTTTAGATGAAGAACAAAACAAAAAAGCGAGCCGATTAGCTTTATCTTATAAGCAAGCGATTGAAGAATATTCCAATAACATTTCTAATTTATTGAGCAGAAAAGAATTGGATAATATAGATTATTACTTACAGCTTGAAAGAAACAAGTTTGACTCTAAAGCAAAAGATATTGCCCAAAAAGCTACTAACACGCTTATTTTTAACTCGGAACGCTTGGCGTTTAGCATGGCGATTGATAAGATCAATGAGAAATACTTAAGGGGCTATGAGGCTTTTTCTAACTTATTGAAAAATGTCAAAGATGATGTGGAATTGAATACTCTGACTAAAAACTTTACCAATCAAAAATTGAGTTTCGCTCAAAAACAAAAATTGTGTTTGTTGGTTTTAGACAGCTTCAATTTTGATACCCAATCCAAAAAATCTATATTAAAAAAGACTAATGAATACAATATTTTCGTAGATAGCGATCCTATGATGAGCGATAAAACAACTATGCAAAAAGAACACTACAAGATATTTAATTTCTTCAAAACAGTGCTTTCTGCATACCGAAACAATGTTGCCAAGAATAATCCCTTTGAATAG
- the cagP gene encoding cag pathogenicity island protein CagP, which translates to MKQPISKLKQNFLQFKHSFNKHLDKYSLYYRLFNISSIVIGFLIGLFSYGAGVILVYPILFLFALIIKPSFFYYTTYLLLLVSLSVISKYYLLSHANFTMKLIMLMTQWQNWFL; encoded by the coding sequence ATGAAACAGCCAATTAGCAAATTAAAACAAAACTTCTTACAATTCAAACATTCTTTCAACAAACATTTAGATAAGTACAGCCTTTATTATAGGCTGTTCAATATCAGCTCTATCGTTATAGGTTTTTTAATAGGGCTTTTTTCTTATGGAGCAGGGGTGATTTTAGTTTATCCAATATTATTCTTATTTGCTCTTATAATAAAACCTAGCTTTTTTTATTACACTACTTATCTTTTGCTACTCGTTTCTCTCAGTGTAATAAGCAAATACTATCTCTTAAGCCACGCAAATTTCACAATGAAGCTAATCATGCTTATGACTCAATGGCAAAATTGGTTTTTGTAA
- a CDS encoding cag pathogenicity island protein → MGKILASLLGGGTNLFSGLSSDLFSMILNFLFFLMLMMGLNEILEKKFNLPMDNIKDFMTEVLKNGFGSMKNMGSALIGNGFSSSKSDRTANKMSVPQVKL, encoded by the coding sequence ATGGGAAAAATTTTAGCTTCTTTGTTGGGTGGCGGAACAAATCTTTTTTCAGGTTTATCTAGCGATTTGTTTTCTATGATATTAAATTTTTTGTTCTTCCTGATGTTAATGATGGGACTTAATGAAATATTAGAGAAGAAATTCAACTTACCCATGGATAATATCAAGGATTTTATGACGGAAGTGCTGAAGAATGGATTTGGTAGTATGAAAAACATGGGATCTGCTTTGATTGGCAATGGTTTTAGCAGTAGCAAATCAGACAGAACCGCTAATAAAATGAGTGTCCCCCAAGTAAAACTTTAG
- the cagS gene encoding cag pathogenicity island protein CagS has protein sequence MSNNMRKLFSMIADSKDKKEKLIESLQENELLNTDEKKKIIDQIKTMHDFFKQMHTNKGALDKVLRNYMKDYRAVIKSIGVDKFKKVYRLLESETMELLHAIAENPNFLFSKFDRSILGIFLPFFSKPIMFKMSIREMDSQIELYGTKLPLLKLFVMTDEEVNFYANLKTIEQYNDYVRDLLMKFDLEKYMKEKGVQNA, from the coding sequence ATGAGTAATAACATGCGAAAACTCTTCTCAATGATTGCTGACTCAAAAGATAAGAAAGAAAAACTTATTGAGAGTTTGCAAGAGAACGAACTTTTAAACACTGATGAAAAAAAGAAAATCATAGATCAAATAAAAACCATGCATGATTTTTTCAAACAGATGCATACAAACAAGGGAGCGCTAGATAAGGTTCTAAGAAATTACATGAAAGATTATCGCGCTGTTATCAAAAGCATTGGTGTTGATAAATTTAAAAAGGTTTATCGGTTGCTTGAGAGTGAAACTATGGAGCTGTTGCATGCGATTGCAGAGAATCCTAATTTCTTATTCTCTAAATTTGATCGATCCATTCTTGGAATATTTCTGCCTTTCTTCAGTAAGCCCATCATGTTCAAGATGAGCATTAGAGAAATGGACTCGCAAATAGAATTGTATGGCACCAAACTCCCACTATTGAAATTGTTTGTGATGACAGATGAAGAAGTGAATTTCTATGCTAATCTAAAAACCATTGAACAATATAACGACTATGTTAGGGATTTGCTGATGAAATTTGATCTTGAAAAATACATGAAAGAAAAAGGAGTGCAAAATGCTTGA
- the cagT gene encoding type IV secretion system apparatus protein CagT, with product MKLRASVLIGAAILCLTLSACSNYAKKVVKQKNHVYTPVYNELIEKYSEIPLNDKLKDTPFMVQVKLPNYKDYLLDNKQVVLTFKLVHHSKKITLIGDANKILQYKNYFQANGARSDIDFYLQPTLNQKGVVMIASNYNDNPNNKEQPQTFDVLQGSQPMLGANTKNLHGYDVSGANNKQVINEVAREKAQLEKINQYYKTLLQDKEQEYTTRKNNQREILETLSNRAGYQMRQNVISSEIFKNGNLNMQAKEEEVREKLQEERENEYLRNQIRSLLSGK from the coding sequence ATGAAACTGAGAGCAAGTGTTTTAATCGGTGCGGCAATTCTGTGCTTAACTTTAAGCGCGTGCAGTAATTATGCGAAAAAAGTGGTGAAACAAAAGAACCATGTTTATACGCCTGTGTATAATGAACTGATAGAGAAGTATAGTGAGATACCCTTAAATGACAAACTCAAAGACACACCATTCATGGTGCAAGTGAAGTTGCCAAATTACAAGGACTATTTGTTGGATAATAAACAAGTTGTACTAACTTTCAAACTTGTTCATCATTCTAAAAAGATTACGCTCATAGGCGATGCCAATAAGATACTTCAATACAAGAATTACTTCCAAGCTAATGGAGCAAGATCTGACATTGATTTTTACTTGCAGCCTACTTTGAATCAAAAGGGTGTGGTGATGATAGCGAGTAACTATAATGATAATCCTAACAACAAAGAGCAACCACAGACCTTTGATGTGTTGCAAGGAAGTCAGCCAATGCTAGGAGCTAACACAAAAAACTTGCATGGCTATGATGTGAGTGGAGCAAACAACAAGCAAGTGATCAATGAAGTGGCAAGAGAAAAAGCTCAGCTAGAAAAAATCAATCAGTATTACAAAACTCTCCTACAAGACAAGGAGCAAGAATATACCACTAGGAAAAATAACCAACGAGAAATTTTAGAAACATTGAGTAATCGTGCAGGTTATCAAATGAGGCAGAATGTGATTAGTTCTGAGATTTTTAAGAATGGCAACTTGAACATGCAAGCCAAAGAAGAAGAAGTTAGGGAGAAGCTACAAGAAGAAAGAGAGAATGAATACTTGCGCAATCAAATCAGAAGTTTGCTCAGTGGTAAGTGA
- the cagU gene encoding cag pathogenicity island translocation protein CagU, protein MNDTTEHHGSNPLNAPPPSNSQSNDLLNLLDSLYPKGSLGEQRFHEALKNQEELKNILIEIEKLPQEKRYELLMQIGQAKQRIMEAYAHSFLGYIGGLEHLLGLCMGGIFVLFAIYFVFLRTSKNTELVESLKTKLKLQYFYYAFGVGAVLFFGLETIRSIYELYILGIGSTNDKVLFVLKNICFIGMGYLIYKVIKVIGIKNFINGLFASKKQGAAE, encoded by the coding sequence ATGAACGATACAACAGAGCATCATGGATCCAATCCGCTAAACGCCCCACCACCTAGCAACTCACAGAGCAATGATCTTTTAAATTTGCTAGACTCGTTATATCCCAAAGGGAGTTTAGGGGAGCAAAGATTTCACGAAGCTTTAAAGAATCAAGAAGAGTTGAAAAATATCCTGATAGAAATAGAAAAGCTACCGCAAGAAAAAAGGTATGAACTTCTGATGCAGATAGGACAAGCCAAACAAAGAATAATGGAAGCATATGCTCATTCATTCTTAGGGTATATAGGAGGGTTAGAGCATCTGTTAGGATTGTGTATGGGTGGGATATTTGTTTTGTTTGCAATCTATTTTGTATTTTTAAGAACTAGCAAAAACACAGAGCTAGTGGAAAGTCTAAAAACAAAATTAAAACTTCAGTATTTTTACTATGCCTTTGGTGTGGGTGCGGTTTTGTTTTTTGGATTAGAAACAATTAGATCTATTTATGAACTATATATCTTAGGAATTGGTAGCACTAACGATAAGGTGCTTTTTGTTTTGAAAAACATTTGCTTCATAGGTATGGGCTATTTGATTTATAAAGTTATTAAGGTTATTGGTATAAAAAATTTTATCAATGGTCTTTTCGCTTCAAAGAAACAAGGCGCTGCAGAATGA
- the cagV gene encoding cag pathogenicity island type IV secretion system protein CagV: MLGKKNEKVLIDENLVGGVIALDRLAKLNKANRTFKRAFYLSMVLNIAAVTSIVMMMPLKKTDIFVYGIDRYTGEFKIVKRSDARQIVNSEAVVDSATSKFVSLLFGYSKNSLRDRKDQLMQYCDVSFQTQAMRMFNENIRQFVDKVRAEAIISSNIQREKVKNSPLTRLTFFITIKITPDTMENYEYITKKQVTIYYDFARGNSSQENLIINPFGFKVFDIQITDLQNEQTVSEILRKIKEVESKNKALKQ, encoded by the coding sequence ATGTTAGGGAAAAAAAACGAGAAAGTCTTGATTGATGAAAATTTGGTTGGGGGTGTGATAGCCCTTGATAGATTGGCAAAACTCAATAAGGCCAATAGGACTTTCAAAAGGGCTTTTTATCTCTCTATGGTGCTCAATATCGCCGCTGTAACGAGTATTGTAATGATGATGCCTTTGAAGAAAACGGATATATTTGTTTATGGCATTGATCGATACACAGGAGAATTTAAAATTGTTAAACGCTCCGATGCTAGACAAATTGTCAATTCTGAAGCTGTTGTGGATAGTGCAACTTCAAAATTTGTTTCATTGCTGTTTGGTTATAGCAAAAATTCTTTGAGGGATCGCAAGGATCAACTAATGCAGTATTGCGATGTGAGTTTCCAAACCCAAGCAATGAGAATGTTCAATGAAAATATCAGACAATTCGTAGATAAAGTCCGAGCAGAAGCTATCATTAGCTCTAACATACAAAGAGAAAAAGTCAAAAATAGTCCCTTAACGAGATTAACGTTTTTCATTACCATCAAAATCACGCCTGATACAATGGAAAATTATGAATATATCACTAAAAAACAAGTAACTATTTATTATGATTTTGCTAGAGGTAACTCTTCTCAAGAAAATCTTATCATCAATCCTTTTGGCTTCAAAGTGTTTGACATTCAAATCACAGATTTACAAAACGAACAGACGGTAAGCGAAATTTTAAGAAAGATTAAAGAAGTGGAATCAAAAAATAAGGCATTAAAACAATAA
- the cagW gene encoding cag pathogenicity island VirB6 family T4SS protein CagW: MFNIKRTFFITIISFFLIVPNWLKAIDLPIVSNLKIYQTVYCMLIPSYVLTNKSFADILTGYTSIGASGSGKSSGQGVIEALSTPLATSLAASNLVKYLNTLGPLWGSAWASVATAIQGFALTPSSGCNFGWNALINKNIDVSMDSVLDNLSNKIQNFTKGGVEDNVKGNILLQIIGSITAQASTNITADGLIWLIGKEFTANKLQNNTTAMLAFAALESVVKGADAAVLPAYGVVNLPDIIIGQGSYLDFVSYLIYIVFGIFVFISFMKLRDISNGIQLNIGFEYMRFIGGTLFKMAMVSFIAYAGFGYLYKISYSIYFGLAGAFGLNQVLFWALDLVLNYTVNSILPAVRAVFSNVGNNAPSLLQGLQVAGISLFAIFMQVTIIMRISTVVVKPLIAGAFSGIVFPIAVCLIVLDWFKDSMKNILIWFINNLFILVLAIPILLFGVLALLAFNLTITPSVAIQNINQGGLGIDSTIASLITLFILKGFIETIIESVNAIVNTIFSSVSMDGSRMDRERDALMVGRVGGSMFKG; this comes from the coding sequence ATGTTTAATATTAAAAGGACTTTTTTTATAACGATCATAAGTTTTTTTCTCATTGTTCCTAATTGGTTGAAAGCTATTGATTTGCCCATTGTTTCAAATCTCAAAATTTACCAAACAGTTTATTGCATGCTGATACCGAGTTATGTTTTAACCAACAAAAGTTTTGCAGATATTTTGACAGGCTATACATCTATTGGTGCATCAGGGAGTGGAAAGAGTTCAGGGCAGGGTGTGATCGAAGCGCTTAGCACACCATTAGCCACAAGTTTAGCCGCTAGCAATCTGGTGAAATATTTGAATACTTTAGGTCCTTTATGGGGATCGGCGTGGGCAAGTGTTGCTACAGCTATACAAGGTTTTGCTCTAACGCCATCAAGTGGCTGTAATTTTGGTTGGAACGCATTGATAAATAAAAACATAGATGTATCCATGGATAGCGTGCTAGACAATTTGAGCAACAAGATTCAGAATTTTACCAAAGGCGGTGTTGAGGACAATGTGAAAGGCAATATTCTTTTGCAAATAATTGGCTCAATAACCGCTCAAGCTTCTACGAATATTACAGCTGATGGTTTAATTTGGCTGATTGGTAAAGAATTCACTGCAAATAAACTGCAAAACAACACTACAGCCATGCTTGCTTTTGCCGCATTAGAATCTGTTGTCAAAGGAGCGGACGCTGCTGTTCTTCCTGCATATGGTGTAGTCAATCTGCCTGATATTATCATAGGGCAAGGGTCATATCTTGATTTTGTTTCTTACCTAATTTATATTGTTTTTGGGATTTTTGTTTTTATTTCTTTTATGAAATTGAGAGATATTTCAAATGGCATTCAGCTTAACATAGGTTTTGAATACATGCGATTTATTGGGGGGACATTATTCAAAATGGCGATGGTCTCTTTTATTGCCTATGCAGGTTTTGGTTATCTTTATAAAATCTCTTATTCCATTTATTTTGGTTTAGCAGGCGCTTTTGGGCTGAATCAAGTTCTTTTTTGGGCTTTAGATTTAGTGCTGAATTACACTGTTAATTCAATTTTACCTGCGGTAAGAGCTGTTTTTTCTAATGTTGGCAACAACGCTCCTAGTTTGTTACAAGGCTTGCAAGTGGCAGGTATTTCTTTATTCGCTATTTTTATGCAAGTAACTATCATTATGAGAATAAGCACTGTGGTTGTGAAACCTTTGATAGCGGGGGCTTTTAGCGGTATTGTGTTCCCTATTGCGGTATGTTTGATCGTGCTAGATTGGTTCAAAGATTCTATGAAAAACATATTGATATGGTTTATTAATAATTTGTTTATCTTGGTTTTAGCTATTCCTATTTTGCTCTTTGGTGTTTTGGCATTATTGGCATTCAATTTGACCATAACGCCCTCTGTTGCTATACAGAACATCAATCAAGGGGGACTAGGTATCGATTCAACCATTGCGAGTCTTATCACTTTATTTATTTTAAAGGGTTTCATAGAGACGATTATTGAAAGTGTCAATGCGATCGTTAACACCATTTTCAGCTCTGTTTCTATGGATGGCAGCAGAATGGATAGAGAAAGAGATGCCTTAATGGTTGGAAGAGTTGGTGGATCTATGTTTAAAGGATAA